Proteins encoded in a region of the Takifugu flavidus isolate HTHZ2018 chromosome 10, ASM371156v2, whole genome shotgun sequence genome:
- the myh14 gene encoding myosin-10 isoform X5, with amino-acid sequence MSKATGGGANDVTRFLYSGVGPGSPASNSSFSAASQADWAAKRLVWVPSEKHGFESASIREERGDEVEVELTDSQRRVTLSREEVQRMNPPRFSKVEDMADLTCLNEASVLHNLRERYYSGLIYTYSGLFCVVVNPYKNLPVYTESIVEMYRGKKRHEMPPHIYAISEAAYRSMLQDREDQAILCTGESGAGKTENTKKVIQYLAHVASSHKGSTLGRNKDAIQGELEKQLLQANPILEAFGNAKTVKNDNSSRFGKFIRINFDVAGYIVGANIETYLLEKSRAIRQAKDERTFHVFYQMLCGTSEELKEELLLGSVDEYRFLTCGSIPVPGQSDSENFTQTMDSMAIMGFTPEENISMLKVISAVLQFGNISFMKEKHHDQASMPDNTAAQKLCHLLGINVLEFTRAILTPRIKVGREYVQKAQTKEQADFAVEALAKATYERLFRWLVHRINRALDRRQRQGASFIGILDIAGFEIFQLNSFEQLCINYTNEKLQQLFNHTMFILEQEEYQREGIEWNFIDFGLDLQPCIDLIEKSAHPPGVLALLDEECWFPRATDRSFVEKLSAEQGSHPKFFRSKQPRGEVDFSIIHYAGKVDYKADDWLVKNMDPLNDNVASLLHQSSDHFVSELWKEDIQTLPRVYFFDSYATLQASGSDMDRIVGLDQVSSGDSSGPVTFGAGGLKTKKGMFRTVGQLYKESLTKLMATLRNTNPNFLRCIIPNHEKRAGKLAPHLVLDQLRCNGVLEGIRICRQGFPNRVPFQEFRQRYEILTPNAIPRTFMDGKQASELMIKALELDHNLFRVGQSKVFFRAGVLAHLEEERDLKITDTIIRFQSISRGYLARKAFMKRQQQLSALRVMQRNCAAYLKLRNWQWWRLFTKVKPLLQVTRQDEEIQVRESQLLKAKENLNQVELNYTELEKKHVQLLEEKAVLADQLQTEAELLAEAEDMRARLASRKQELEEVISELETRLEEEEERGVQLNNERKKIQQIVQDLEEQLEEEESARQRLLLEKVTLDTKVKSLETDLMNAVEQRDRLSKEKKNFEERLSEVTDQLTEEEEKSKSLNKLKNKQEAIIADLEERLKREEQSRLEQEKWKRKMENEAVDAQDQLSDLGMVLADLRGSLAQKEKEITTLQGRLEEEGARRAEAQRALKEALSQVSELKEEVENERLSKDRAEKQKRDMSEELEALKTELEDTLDTTAAQQELRSRRETELHDLQRCVEEETRRHEAQLSEMRLKHSAAIDGLQEQLDNSKRARQSLEKAKALLEEERQNLTSELKSLQTGRMESERGRKRAESQLQELSARLAQADREREDREERVQKLQSEIETVSSSLSSSETKSLRFSKEVNSLESQLNDAKESLQDETRQKMTLATRVRALEEEKNGLMERLEEEEERSKELSRQIQTLSQQLAELRKQSEEVNSAVETGEEMRRKLQRELDSAVEKERQKEEEKERVERQRERLREEIEDLTLALQRERQNCVALEKRQKKFDQCLAEEKAVSTRLAEDRDRAEADSREKETKYLALSRALQDVQDQRDELERVNKQLRLEMEQLVNQQDDVGKNVHELERNCRTLETEAQNLRVQTQEMEEELSEAENSRLRLEVTLQALKAQFEREISTAEEKGEEKRRALSKQVRELEIQLEEERSQRSQAMSSRKQLDAELQESEAQLETASRGKEEAMKQLRRLQGQMKEILRELDDTKLSREEIIAQSKDSEKKMQTLEAEVLHLSEELAVSERQKRQAQQERDELADEMVNSSSGKTALSEEKRRLEARVGQLEEELEEEQSNSELMSERLRKSALQMETLAVQLQGERTLAQKAEAARDQLEKQNKELKTRLTDLEGVVRGKHKLSVAALEAKIESMEEQLEQERQERAIANKLVRKAEKKLKEALMQSEDERRHADQYREQLDKSMVRLKQLKRQLEEVEEENSRSNAQRRKLQRELEELSDSGQSMTREITTLRNQLSVPDWRTDKRAPLPLSMRGRRALVDDFSLENSDSEELPASPTPSSGLPRTPTPSSEHSQDPGQPAHSVNNTE; translated from the exons ATGTCCAAGGCCACAGGGGGCGGTGCCAACGATGTCACCCGCTTCCTGTATTCGGGGGTGGGACCCGGTTCGCCCGCCTCCAATTCGTCGTTCTCCGCCGCCAGCCAGGCCGACTGGGCAGCAAAGAGGCTGGTGTGGGTGCCCTCAGAGAAGCACGGCTTTGAG TCGGCCAGTATCCGGGAGGAGCGCGGCGATGAGGTGGAGGTTGAGCTGACAGACAGCCAGAGGCGCGTCACATTGTCcagggaggaggtgcagaggatGAACCCCCCACGCTTCAGTAAAGTGGAAGACATGGCTGACCTCACCTGCCTGAACGAGGCCTCGGTGCTGCACAACCTGAGAGAGAGATACTACTCCGGCTTGATCTAT ACGTATTCGGGGCTGTTCTGCGTGGTAGTGAACCCTTACAAGAACCTGCCCGTCTACACAGAGTCCATCGTGGAGATGTACAGGGGCAAGAAACGCCACGAAATGCCCCCTCACATCTACGCCATATCAGAAGCTGCCTATCGGAGCATGTTGCAAG ACAGGGAGGATCAGGCCATCCTCTGCAC AGGCGAGTCTGGGgctggaaaaacagaaaacacaaagaaagtcATCCAGTATTTGGCTCATGTTGCCTCCTCCCACAAGGGCAGCACTCTTGGCAGGAACAAGGACGCCATACAG GGCGAACTGgagaaacagctgctgcaggccaACCCCATACTGGAGGCCTTTGGCAACGCCAAGACCGTCAAGAACGACAACTCCTCCAGATTT GGTAAATTCATCCGCATCAATTTTGACGTGGCGGGGTACATCGTCGGTGCCAACATCGAGACCT ACCTCCTTGAAAAGTCCCGAGCCATCCGGCAGGCCAAAGATGAGCGGACGTTTCACGTCTTCTACCAGATGTTGTGTGGAACGTCTGAGGAGTTGAAGG AGGAGCTGCTCTTAGGAAGTGTTGATGAGTATCGCTTTCTCACCTGTGGGTCCATCCCTGTTCCTGGTCAGAGCGATTCAGAGAACTTCACCCAGACCATGGACTCCATGGCAATCATGGGCTTCACGCCAGAAGAGAACATAT CCATGCTTAAAGTGATCTCTGCTGTGCTCCAGTTTGGGAACATTTCCTTTATGAAGGAGAAGCACCACGACCAGGCGTCCATGCCTGATAACACAGCTGCTCAGAAACTGTGCCATCTGCTCGGCATCAACGTGCTGGAGTTCACCCGCGCCATCCTCACTCCCAGGATTAAAGTGGGTCGAGAGTATGTGCAGAAGGCCCAGACCAAAGAGCAG GCTGACTTTGCCGTTGAGGCGCTGGCCAAGGCCACATACGAGCGTCTGTTCCGATGGCTGGTTCACAGGATCAACAGAGCTCTGGACCGCAGACAAAGACAAGGAGCCTCCTTCATTGGAATCCTGGATATCGCTGGGTTTGAAATCTTCCAG tTAAACTCTTTTGAGCAGCTGTGCATCAACTACACCaacgagaagctgcagcagctcttcaacCACACCATGTTcatcctggagcaggaggagtaccAGCGGGAGGGAATCGAGTGGAATTTTATTGACTTTGGCCTGGATTTGCAGCCCTGCATTGACCTCATTGAAAAATCc GCTCACCCCCCTGGTGTTCTGGCCCTGCTGGACGAGGAGTGCTGGTTTCCCCGGGCAACAGACCGCTCATTTGTAGAGAAGCTCTCTGCGGAACAAGGCAGCCATCCAAAGTTCTTCCGATCAAAGCAGCCACGCGGGGAAGTAGATTTCTCTATCATCCACTATGCTGGCAAG GTGGATTATAAGGCAGACGACTGGCTGGTGAAGAACATGGATCCACTGAACGATAACGTGGCTTCTCTTCTCCACCAGTCATCTGATCATTTTGTTTCAGAACTTTGGAAGGAAG ATATTCAAACGCTTCCTCGCGTCTACTTCTTTGACTCCTATGCCACGCTACAGGCCAGTGGCTCCGACA TGGACAGGATTGTGGGTCTGGACCAGGTGTCATCAGGAGACAGCAGCGGGCCGGTCACATTCGGAGCAGGAGGTCTGAAGACAAAGAAGGGAATGTTCAGAACTGTCGGACAACTTTACAAGGAGTCTCTCACCAAACTGATGGCCACACTGAGGAACACCAACCCCAACTTCCTCCGCTGCATAATCCCGAACCACGAGAAGCGG GCGGGTAAACTGGCTCCCCATCTGGTTTTGGACCAGCTGAGGTGTAATGGTGTTTTGGAAGGGATCCGTATCTGCCGACAAGGCTTCCCTAACCGCGTCCCCTTCCAAGAATTCAGACAAAG ATACGAGATCCTAACTCCCAATGCGATTCCTCGAACCTTCATGGATGGCAAACAAGCATCGGAGCTGATG ATCAAAGCTTTGGAGCTGGATCACAACCTGTTCAGAGTGGGTCAAAGCAAAGTCTTCTTCCGCGCAGGAGTCCTGGCTCATCTCGAAGAAGAGAGAGATTTAAAGATTACTGACACGATCATACGGTTCCAGAGCATCTCTAGAGGTTACCTCGCCCGCAA AGCCTTTatgaagaggcagcagcagctcagtgcCCTGAGGGTGATGCAGAGGAACTGTGCTGCCTACCTCAAATTGCGGAACTGGCAATGGTGGCGGCTCTTCACTAAG GTGAAGCCCCTGCTTCAGGTGACGCGGCAAGATGAGGAGATCCAGGTGAGGGAAAGCCAGCTGCTGAAGGCCAAGGAGAATCTCAACCAAGTAGAGCTGAACTacacagagctggagaagaagcatGTTCAG ctgctggaggagaaggcggTGCTGGCGGATCAGCTGCAGACGGAAGCGGAGCTGTTAGCAGAGGCAGAGGACATGAGGGCCAGGCTGGCCAGTCGcaaacaggagctggaggaagtgatcAGTGAGCTGGAGACgcgactggaggaagaggaggagagaggagtgcAGCTGAACAACGAGAGGAAGAAGATACAGCAGATCGTCCAG gacctggaggagcaattggaagaggaggagagtgctcggcagcgcctcctgctggagaaGGTTACGTTAGACACCAAAGTTAAGAGCCTGGAAACTGACCTGATGAATGCTGTCGAACAAAGGGACCGACTTAGCAAG gagaagaaaaactttgAGGAGCGTCTGAGCGAGGTGACGGATCAActcacagaagaagaggagaaatccAAAAGTCTGAATAAACTTAAGAACAAGCAAGAGGCCATTATTGCTGACCTAGAGG AACGTCTAAAGCGGGAGGAGCAGAGTCGCCTGGAGCAGGAGAAATGGAAAAGGAAGATGGAGAACGAGGCCGTGGATGCCCAGGACCAGCTGTCAGACCTGGGCATGGTGCTTGCTGATCTGAGGGGCAGTCTGGctcagaaggagaaggaaatcaCCACATTGCAGGGCCG CTTGGAGGAGGAAGGGGCCCGTCGCGCAGAAGCACAGCGAGCACTCAAGGAGGCTTTGTCCCAGGTGTCCGAACtcaaggaggaagtggagaatgAACGCTTGTCAAAAGACAGGGCGGAGAAACAGAAGCGCGACATgagtgaggagctggaggctttGAAAACTGAGCTGGAGGACACGCTGGACACGACGGCCGCCCAGCAGGAGCTAAG GTCTAGAAGGGAGACAGAGCTTCATGATCTCCAGAGGTGTGTTGAGGAAGAGACACGTCGCCATGAGGCGCAGCTGTCAGAGATGAGGCTCAAACACAGTGCTGCCATAGATGGTCTGCAGGAACAGTTGGACAATAGCAAGAGG GCACGCCAGTCGCTGGAAAAAGCCAAAGCCCTGTtggaggaagagaggcagaACCTGACATCCGAACTGAAGAGCCTGCAGACAGGTCGgatggagagcgagagaggccGCAAGAGGGCTGAGagtcagctgcaggagctcagcGCCCGACTGGCTCAGGccgacagagagagggaggacagggaggaacgggtgcagaagctgcag TCGGAGATCGAGACTGTTTCCAGCAGTTTGTCCTCCTCTGAGACAAAATCCCTTCGCTTCTCCAAAGAGGTCAACAGTCTGGAGAGTCAGCTGAATGATGCCAAG gaATCGCTGCAGGATGAAACCCGTCAAAAGATGACTCTGGCCACTCGGGTGCGagcgctggaggaggagaagaatggACTGATGGAAAGGcttgaagaagaggaggagagaagcaaAGAGTTGTCTCGGCAGATCCAGACTCTTAGCCAGCAG CTGGCTGAGCTACGCAAGCAGTCGGAGGAGGTCAACAGTGCCGTGGAGACCGGGGAGGAGATGCGTAGGAAACTCCAGAGAGAGCTGGACAGCGCCGTCGAGAAGGAGcgacagaaggaggaggagaaggagcgagTGGAGCGGCAGAGGGAGCGACTGAGGGAGGAGATCGAGGACTTGACGCTCGCCCTGCAGAGGGAGCGGCAGAACTGCGTGGCCCtggagaagaggcagaagaaatTCGACCAG TGTTTGGCAGAGGAGAAGGCGGTGAGCACGCGGCTGGCCGAGGACCGAGACCGAGCCGAAGCCGACAGCCGAGAGAAGGAGACCAAATACCTGGCGCTTTCCCGAGCCCTGCAG GATGTCCAGGACCAAAGGGACGAGTTAGAGAGGGTCAACAAGCAGCTCCGCCTGGAAATGGAACAGCTTGTGAACCAGCAGGATGATGTGGGCAAGAAT GTCCACGAACTGGAGCGGAACTGCCGGACCTTAGAAACAGAAGCTCAGAATCTGCGAGTTCAGAcacaggagatggaggaggagctgtcggAGGCGGAGAACTCCAGGCTGAGGCTGGAGGTCACCCTGCAGGCGCTGAAGGCTCAGTTCGAGAGGGAGATTAGCACTGCtgaagagaagggggaggagaagaggagagcacTGAGCAAACAG GTGAGGGAGTTGGAgatccagctggaggaagagaggagtcAGCGCTCTCAGGCCATGTCATCCAGGAAGCAGCtggatgcagagctgcaggaatcGGAGGCACAGCTGGAAACAGCCAGCCGGGGAAAAGAAGAGGCCATGAAGCAGCTGCGGCGGCTCCAG GGCCAAATGAAAGAAATTCTGCGCGAGCTGGACGACACCAAATTGTCCCGCGAGGAGATTATCGCGCAGTCCAAAGACAGCGAGAAGAAGATGCAGACGCTGGAGGCAGAAGTGCTGCACTTGTCTGAG GAGCTGGCCGTATCCGAGAGGCAGAAGAGACAGGCGCAGCAGGAGAGGGACGAGCTGGCGGACGAGATGGtcaacagcagctctgggaa GACGGCGCTgtctgaggagaagaggaggttgGAGGCGCGCGTTggccagctggaggaggagctggaggaggagcagagcaacTCCGAACTGATGTCAGAGAGGCTACGGAAGAGCGCTCTGCAG ATGGAGACTCTGGCGGTGCAGCTGCAGGGAGAGAGAACCTTGGCCCAGAAAGCAGAGGCTGCCCGGGACCAGTTGGAGAAGCAGAACAAGGAGCTGAAGACCCGCCTGACAGATCTGGAGGGAGTGGTGAGGGGCAAACACAAGCTCAGCGTCGCCGCCCTGGAGGCCAAGATTGAGTCAATGGAGGAACAACTGGAGCAGGAAAGACA GGAACGAGCTATTGCCAACAAACTGGTGCGAAAGGCAGAGAAGAAACTGAAGGAGGCATTGATGCAATCTGAGGACGAGAGACGCCACGCGGACCAGTACAGAGAACAG ctggataAGTCGATGGTGCgtctgaagcagctgaagaggcagctggaggaggtggaggaggagaactcCCGCTCCAACGCCCAGAGAAggaagctgcagagggagctggaggagctgagcgaCAGCGGCCAGAGCATGACGCGCGAGATCACCACGCTGCGCAACCAGCTCAG CGTCCCTGACTGGAGGACAGATAA GCGCGCTCCTCTGCCGCTCTCCATGCGTGGACGCAGAGCTCTGGTCGACGACTTCTCGCTGGAGAACTCGGACTCGGAGGAGCTTCCcgcctcgcccacgccctcgtCCGGGCTCCCGAGGACCCCGACTCCCTCCTCGGAACACAGCCAGGATCCTGGACAACCAGCCCACAGCGTCAACAACACCGAGTGA